A single window of Gossypium arboreum isolate Shixiya-1 chromosome 13, ASM2569848v2, whole genome shotgun sequence DNA harbors:
- the LOC108461530 gene encoding peroxisomal adenine nucleotide carrier 1 isoform X2 has protein sequence MVNENTVHHEVLGSQFLILYRNLSDVLWEAVSTGQFLSLYQGLGTKNLQSFIAQFVYFYGYSYFKRLYLENSGSKSIGTKVNLILAAGAGACTAIVTQPLDTASSRMQTSAFGKSKGLWKTLTEGTLSDAFDGLGISLLLTSNPAIQYTVFDQLKQRLLKQKLKKVDHDSSPVVLSAFTAFLLGAISKSIATFLTYPAIRCKVMIQAADPEDDDDDDKTKRAQSKSRKTVSGVVSAIWRREGILGFFKGLDAQITKTVLSSALLLMIKEKITATTWVLILAIRRSLLLRNGRLKNV, from the exons ATGGTCAACGAAAATACAG TGCATCATGAAGTTCTTGGATCTCAATTTCTCATCTTATATAGGAATCTCTCTGATGTATTATGGGAAGCAGTATCTACCGGCCAATTTCTTTCCTTATACCAGGGCCTAGGCACAAAAAACCTGCAGTCATTCATTGCACAATTTGTCTACTTCTATGGATATAGCTACTTCAAAAGACTGTACCTAGAAAACAGTGGTTCCAAGTCTATTGGAACGAAAGTAAACTTGATTCTTGCTGCTGGAGCAGGGGCTTGCACTGCTATTGTCACTCAG CCCCTGGATACAGCCTCCTCAAGGATGCAGACAAGTGCCTTTGGAAAATCGAAAGGACTCTGGAAAACCCTCACAGAAGGCACTTTGAGTGATGCATTTGATGGCCTTGGCATCTCGCTTTTGCTGACCTCCAACCCTGCAATTCAG TATACagtttttgatcaactgaaacaACGACTACTCAAGCAAAAATTGAAGAAAGTGGACCATGATTCATCCCCAGTAGTTCTATCTGCCTTCACGGCTTTCTTGTTAGGTGCAATATCAAAGAGTATCGCAACCTTTTTAACTTATCCAGCAATCAG GTGCAAGGTAATGATTCAAGCTGCAGATCCTGAAGATGATGATGACGATGATAAAACTAAGAGAGCTCAATCGAAATCCCGCAAAACAGTGTCAGGAGTTGTCAGTGCTATCTGGAGAAGAGAAGGGATTCTCGGGTTTTTCAAGGGATTAGATGCACAGATCACGAAGACCGTGTTAAGCTCGGCTTTGCTTCTGATGATCAAAGAGAAGATCACAGCCACCACTTGGGTTCTTATACTTGCTATCCGAAGGTCTCTATTGCTTAGAAATGGGAGATTAAAAAACGTGTGA
- the LOC108461530 gene encoding peroxisomal adenine nucleotide carrier 1 isoform X1 encodes MGVDLESISEASSGAIGSLLSTTVLYPLDTCKTKYQAEVQTHGQRKYRNLSDVLWEAVSTGQFLSLYQGLGTKNLQSFIAQFVYFYGYSYFKRLYLENSGSKSIGTKVNLILAAGAGACTAIVTQPLDTASSRMQTSAFGKSKGLWKTLTEGTLSDAFDGLGISLLLTSNPAIQYTVFDQLKQRLLKQKLKKVDHDSSPVVLSAFTAFLLGAISKSIATFLTYPAIRCKVMIQAADPEDDDDDDKTKRAQSKSRKTVSGVVSAIWRREGILGFFKGLDAQITKTVLSSALLLMIKEKITATTWVLILAIRRSLLLRNGRLKNV; translated from the exons ATGGGTGTTGATTTAGAGTCGATATCGGAGGCAAGTTCAGGTGCCATAGGATCACTATTAAGCACAACGGTTTTGTACCCTCTTGATACCTGCAAAACCAAGTATCAAGCCGAGGTTCAAACCCATGGTCAACGAAAATACAG GAATCTCTCTGATGTATTATGGGAAGCAGTATCTACCGGCCAATTTCTTTCCTTATACCAGGGCCTAGGCACAAAAAACCTGCAGTCATTCATTGCACAATTTGTCTACTTCTATGGATATAGCTACTTCAAAAGACTGTACCTAGAAAACAGTGGTTCCAAGTCTATTGGAACGAAAGTAAACTTGATTCTTGCTGCTGGAGCAGGGGCTTGCACTGCTATTGTCACTCAG CCCCTGGATACAGCCTCCTCAAGGATGCAGACAAGTGCCTTTGGAAAATCGAAAGGACTCTGGAAAACCCTCACAGAAGGCACTTTGAGTGATGCATTTGATGGCCTTGGCATCTCGCTTTTGCTGACCTCCAACCCTGCAATTCAG TATACagtttttgatcaactgaaacaACGACTACTCAAGCAAAAATTGAAGAAAGTGGACCATGATTCATCCCCAGTAGTTCTATCTGCCTTCACGGCTTTCTTGTTAGGTGCAATATCAAAGAGTATCGCAACCTTTTTAACTTATCCAGCAATCAG GTGCAAGGTAATGATTCAAGCTGCAGATCCTGAAGATGATGATGACGATGATAAAACTAAGAGAGCTCAATCGAAATCCCGCAAAACAGTGTCAGGAGTTGTCAGTGCTATCTGGAGAAGAGAAGGGATTCTCGGGTTTTTCAAGGGATTAGATGCACAGATCACGAAGACCGTGTTAAGCTCGGCTTTGCTTCTGATGATCAAAGAGAAGATCACAGCCACCACTTGGGTTCTTATACTTGCTATCCGAAGGTCTCTATTGCTTAGAAATGGGAGATTAAAAAACGTGTGA
- the LOC108461554 gene encoding 40S ribosomal protein S27-2, whose protein sequence is MVLQNDIDLLNPPAELEKKKHKLKRLVQSPNSFFMDVKCQGCFNITTVFSHSQTVVVCGNCQTVLCQPTGGRARLTEGCSFRKKGD, encoded by the exons ATG GTTCTCCAAAACGATATCGATTTGTTGAATCCTCCAGCagaacttgagaagaagaagcACAAGCTCAAGCGTCTCGTTCAGTCCCCCAATTCTTTCTTCATG GATGTCAAATGCCAAGGCTGCTTCAACAT AACAACTGTGTTTAGCCACTCTCAAACTGTGGTGGTATGTGGTAACTGTCAGACTGTCCTTTGCCAGCCGACTGGAGGTCGAGCTAGACTCACTGAGGGATGCTCTTTCAGGAAGAAGGGTGACTGA